From Osmerus mordax isolate fOsmMor3 chromosome 8, fOsmMor3.pri, whole genome shotgun sequence, a single genomic window includes:
- the tagapb gene encoding T cell activation RhoGTPase activating protein b has protein sequence MKVLSSSVAAKTLTGGGMEPLINFPLDGEAKIYQKQCNEDDRGTQPIENGSRWSILRKLRGSKLASTSFRSEMDNHLFGRPLSKTCPKEGTLPKPITEMLVLLWKKGPTTEGVFRKTGNSKNLKIYREQLNCGEDVDMENLPVVILVGLLKSFLKDLPGNLLVSELYEVWMKALETEDIQQRSTELRRVADKLPGPNVLLLQCLLCVLHNISENSDANKMDAYNLAVCIAPTLLHKDSTLDEQKEQVDKVTELSQFLIKHCYEVFGENIQSLLGDPDEENSDSLFSQQHDSAYDSTDPDGGDSMGSTQGEGSGSSPSLLFSGRTEHTAVPSCSLDTIFHTFTKLPFSRRCSEPTIFPSAEVRCVQGLARSHDDFSVERTAFEEQPLKKQISNDSFLRSGRGGATGIQNLGGGSSTEMPPFDIRNPGNASLCSSSCSLESAASNQSEGSVFTSSPRTSPACPRRAQSTRHTSPRSSHQTLESPGVTLEVKRRSQSGRADGKVPMRTKSLGPFSRSRASLKDPLKDKPFPCETLQEDSQSEAEPGEMSPRPRPLSAIEVFQRADSRLPSRPPSYEQAVQSAAQPAPPHYRSMTVQDASRELRRSRPASMNENFLSTCPVNQYTDCFSQDPEVSATRPGQSVTFRQRAMSESLSHAHHDTLTRRCSQPFYEEYACAKETYV, from the exons ATGAAGGTGTTGAGTAGCAGTGTCGCA gCTAAAACTCTAACAGGAGGAGGCATGGAACCTTTAATCAACTTTCCACTTGAT GGCGAAGCAAAGATCTACCAAAAGCAGTGTAACGAGGACGACCGAGGGACACAGCCCATTG AAAACGGCAGCAGGTGGAGTATTCTGAGGAAGCTGAGGGGCTCCAAGCTCGCCAGCACGTCCTTCCGTTCTGAGATGGACAACCACCTGTTTGGACGACCGCTCTCCAAGACTTGCCCCAAAGAAGGAACTCTCCCCAAACCCATCACA GAGATGTTAGTGCTTCTCTGGAAGAAGGGCCCCACCACTGAGGGAGTGTTCAGGAAGACGGGGAACAGCAAGAACCTGAAGATCTACCGGGAGCAGCTCAACTGCGGTGAGGACGTGGACATGGAGAACTTGCCCGTGGTCATCCTAGTGGGACTCCTCAAG AGTTTTCTGAAAGATCTTCCGGGTAACCTGCTGGTGTCTGAGCTGTACGAGGTTTGGATGAAGGCCTTGGAGACTGAGGACATCCAGCAGAGATCCACCGAGCTCAGGAG ggtgGCAGACAAGCTGCCTGGGCCCAACGTCCTCTTGCTGCAGTGTTTACTCTGCGTGCTTCACAACATCAGTGAGAACTCTGATGCCAACAAGATGGATGCCTACAACTTGGCTGTGTGCATCGCGCCCACTCTGCTGCACAAGGACAGCACACTAGACGAGCAGAAGGAGCAAGTGGATAAG GTGACCGAGCTGAGCCAGTTCCTCATCAAACACTGCTATGAAGTATTTGGAGAAAACATTCAGAGTCTGCTGGGAGATCCAGATGAGGAAAACTCAG ATTCCTTGTTCTCCCAGCAGCATGACTCGGCCTACGACAGCACCGACCCAGACGGAGGGGACAGCATGGGCTCCACTCAGGGGGAGGGCAGTggttcatccccctctctcctcttctctggtaGAACAGAACACACAGCTGTCCCTTCCTGCTCCTTGGATACTATTTTCCACACCTTCACCAAGCTCCCCTTCAGCCGTCGCTGCTCCGAGCCAACCATCTTCCCCTCGGCTGAGGTGAGGTGCGTGCAGGGCCTAGCCCGCAGCCATGATGACTTCTCTGTGGAGAGGACGGCTTTCGAAGAGCAGCCCTTGAAGAAGCAGATCTCCAATGACTCCTTCCTGAGGTCTGGGCGGGGTGGGGCAACAGGTATTCAGAACCTTGGTGGTGGCTCATCCACAGAAATGCCGCCCTTCGACATCCGTAACCCTGGTAACGCCTCCTTGTGTTCTTCGTCCTGctccctggagagcgctgcgtCCAACCAGTCGGAGGGCTCGGTTTTCACCAGCTCCCCGAGGACCTCGCCGGCATGTCCTCGCAGGGCCCAGTCAACGCGTCATACCTCTCCCAGATCCAGCCACCAAACGCTAGAGTCCCCTGGGGTGACCCTAGAGGTCAAGCGACGCTCCCAGTCCGGGAGGGCCGACGGTAAAGTCCCAATGAGGACCAAGAGCCTGGGGCCTTTCTCCCGCTCCAGGGCCAGCCTGAAAGACCCCTTGAAAGACAAGCCTTTTCCCTGTGAGACCCTCCAGGAAGACTCCCAGAGTGAGGCTGAGCCTGGAGAAATGTCTCCCCGACCACGCCCGCTGTCAGCCATCGAGGTCTTCCAGCGGGCGGATAGCAGGCTCCCCAGCCGGCCTCCGTCCTACGAGCAGGCTGTGCAGAGTGCAGCTCAGCCCGCTCCTCCGCATTACCGCTCCATGACAGTGCAGGATGCCTCCAGAGAGCTCAGAAGGTCCCGCCCAGCCTCTATGAATGAGAACTTCTTGTCAACCTGTCCTGTCAACCAGTACACAGACTGTTTCTCCCAGGACCCTGAGGTTAGCGCCACTAGACCTGGGCAGAGTGTCACGTTCCGTCAGAGGGCCATGTCTGAATCTTTATCCCATGCTCATCATGACACGTTGACCAGGCGCTGCAGCCAGCCTTTTTATGAAGAATATGCTTGTGCCAAGGAGACATACGTTTAA